The sequence ctgtgTCGGTGTATCTCGGTGTGTATTATACAGTCAGTGTATCTTGGTGTGTATTACACAGTCAGTGTATCTCGGTGTGTATTACACAGTCAGTGTATCTCGGTGTGTATTACACTGTGTCGTAGTATCTCGGTGTGTATTACACAGTCAGTGTATCTCAGTGTCAGTATTACTTCAGCTTGTCCTCGCTGAGGTTTTCCATGTTGAGAGGTTTGCATCTCTCTGCCaggatcttcttcttcttctctcgtTCAGTCTGCTTCTTGCCTCTCCTCTGGTCAGCCTTGAAGAGTCCAGACAGGGAACCAAAGAGTTAAAAACGGATGATTCAGTCTATATGCTGTTAGTGCTTGTGTGTGGAGACTCTGGGGAGCAGTGTTAGCCTGGAGGATACAGAGATGTGAGCTTGTGATGGGAAAGTTACTGGGATTCCAGACTGACTGGGATAACTGGGTGGGAAGGAGACGACTCCATACAACAGTTACCATCATGAACGAGGCAGCGAACCCAGCTGCTGCGGCGGAACCGGATCTCACACAGATACGTGAAATGAACCCGGCGAaagtcagggtgttgtggtcgggtggatgggcggatgagtttgacttcaatgCCGGAGACCGGAGTTCTACCATGAATCGATTTTTAATGTTTagcgaaagtttttcttattgaaccatgaccaaagcttttcccaaaccttaaccaagttgtctAACCATAACCTGAACACAattaatctgcgtttcagagttcgagctcatttcacaactttttatgagatcatgttgagtGGAGCTTAGTGGTgaccagcagcagactgtggttttactgggcagctcccagtgtgactgTATCTAAGGTGAAGGTACAGCTAGGAAAGCATGCGTGGTCAGATCAGGTTAAAAACCCTCCTGTACCTTCTGCAGGCCGCTGTAGCTGGATCCCATGTTGCTCAGCGCTGACTTCTTCTTGGCCTCGTCTTCTGCCTTCCTGTGGGCGTCGGCGTCCTCCTTCCTCTGCCGCTCAGCCTGCCAGaggaatttcaaaatgtcaccaaaccaaaccaaagaaGAAGTCCTGGAGGGACAGCGTGGCTAGTTCAGGACAACTGAACCGGAACATGTTTAGATGGAGGTGTGCTGCGAATGGCACCAGGCGGTCCAAAACCAGAACCAAATTCCCAGTTTGGCAGATCCAGAAGCTCCTACCTCACGCCTGGCCTGCCGCTCTTTATCCTTCTCGGCACGGATCCTCTGCTGCTCGGCTCGCTCGGCCCGGCGCTTCTCCTGAACGAGCAAACAGAAGACGAGATGCAGAGCTTTCTTCCATCTGGAGGAATGAAACTAGCGCTTTGGTAGTTTGGTTTATTTCCGTAAGACTGGGACTACTCTGGCCTTATGATCTTCAAGACAAACCTGTTGAGTCTACATACAGAAGTACCAGCTGAAGCTCTCATCTgcatgtgtacagtgtgtgtgtgtgtgtgtgtgtgtgtgtgtgaaggcgtTGTTTTTTATATCCTTGAAGTAGATTCTGTCTGTTATCCCTCGACCTGCCACTGTTATCATCTTGTGTGTACGCAACAATGTGGCTGCCAATCAGGCACTTTTGTAACTGACTGACCCAATATCTgattgcattaatagtgtttatgtcctttgtaccttgtatttatgtggacataaataaatattctaaatgtgtgtgtagcggTTAATTTGGGTAAAATCTCACAATTCTTTCTTTGAGACCGAtgagctcctcttcctccttcttcctgCACTCGAAGTGAGCGTCGATCAGCCCCTGCAGCTCGATCAGATCTTTGTTCTGACGTTTCTTCTGGATGTCCTGcaggaaaccacacacacacacacacacacaagtcaggCAAACAGCACAGTGCATGGGACCAGGAGGTTGCTGGTTCCAATCCCTGACTGACTGCAAACATCTGGGCTGGGAAAGAGGAATGAGAATcattctccccttcctcaacaactactgttgaggttctcttgagcaaggcacttctgCTGCAGTAGAGCTGCAGTCCAGGTTTGGACCGGAGATTGGTTCCAATCCCTGGACTGACCAGCCAAGTCTGGGTGGGGCAAGTGAATGAAAAACACCTTCCCTCTCTTACTGTCGAGaacccatgagcaaggcacatCCCCTCCAGCTGCTCAgcggccaccagtagaagactggttgtactgggcagctcccagtatgAATATGTGTAACTGAATTAGTATGAAGCAGGGTGTAAACAACAACATACATGTCCAGTcagctttccctggataaacaaCATTTTATAAAACATGGAAACATCTCAACTTACATCAAAGTCCACCTTCTCTCCATCAGGGATCTTGGGGGCGGACGGTCTGGTGAAGGAAGTCAGAGGCAGAGTGTCATTCTTTAAAACAAACGCTTCAGTACTTTAGACATTAGGTgaatcctgaatttccccaaggggattatcttatcttatcttatcttatcttaggtGCTAGCGATGTGAAAACACGTGTTTGGAaggaaaacacactcacttgAACTTTGGCTTCTCCTCTGGTTTTTCCgcatcaaaacaacaacagggagagaaacaggTTGAGCGGTTAGAGACCCAGCTGTGTAGAGAGCAGCTGTTAATCCATGAGGACAAACTGAGTTACATCTCAGGGCTGCAGGTTGTTTCACACTCCCAGTATCACAGTAATATCAGTGTGAGTCTCATTTTCAGCTAAATTTACATTACAGTGGCCTTATTTCAGTGTATTAAGTACACAATAACACTGGCTAAGTATAGTTACAAAGGTGTAAGAAcagaatgtaataaaaaaacaacagatttgTACTTAAGTTGTGTTGTTACATCCTTgtaagtacattttattaagtGCTGACAGAGTATTACTGTGTACACACAGTACTTTTCCACTGCTTAATATACAGCTTagtacactggaataaggcctcTGTAAAATAAGGTGTTACCTAGTTTTCACAGTGTTAATTTGGTGTGCGTTAGTGTGTAAATCAAACCAATATAATAAGAGATTTAAAGTGCTAATAAGGATCAGTACACTGTGGCATATATCATCACATAAAATATCTACGCTACTCATGAGTTTAATTTTTTAAACATACTTCAACGCACACTTTAACAAATTGGTACTACTGGATTGTCACAATTGGACTTTCTAATTACTGTTAATAATGTTTCATTGCAAAAACAACTGGGattcaaaaagaaacaaataactAAGTTTGTGATTAGCTGTTTTTGACCCTcacactaaaaaaaacaacaaaagggaGGAAAACGCAGGCAAAGCAACAGCGACTCAGCGGGAAATACAAACTACCATCTTGATCGCCCTCCTCCACTGGCAGGACGCATTCAtgcaaaaaagagaagaagcagagatGAGCGGTCGGCCCAAAACCACGACTCAGCATTTCTGAATTCTTCACCCTTTTCTGTCGGCTGACGCAGAAACTAAACTGAGTTCTGTCTGTGAAACAGATGCAAGGCGTTTGCATCGTTTATTTCACCGGACAGCTCCGGCTCGGGAGACTCTCACTGCCGTCCCGGACGGGAAGTGACAGCCTCCCCGGCCAATAGGAAGACAGCTAAGGTCCAatcagaagaacagaagaattCAAGTCAACATACCTTCCTCTTCATAGGCCTCTGCATGCAGCAAGCGTCCAGAGCGAGAGCAGAACAGATATGATTAGTGGTCAGACCGAGGCTCCGGCCTGTTTCTGCCTCATGATGcagctgatgaagctgatgaagctgatgaagcgCGTTTACCAGATTGGGGTGTTCATGTTCTGATGCGGGTGGAGCCACTGCAGAAGTCTCCTTCATGCATTCAGCCTGCACTAACGCTGCAGACTGTTCTTTCTTGAATGGTACACAGCACCATATTAGTATATTTCAAAACAAGATTTAACGTCTGTCAGCCAGGTGGGTTCCAGACTGTTCCTTGTTGAAAAGAGCAAAGCTCAGTTTTCTAAACAATTCCTCCTGAGGGAGGAGCAAAACTGAAGCATGAGTCAAGCAAGCATACAGAGAGCTGGGATTTCTACAGTGGCTCCATCTGTGTGTGATGACAGTTTGTAAAAATCATAAGCAATAGACCAAAATATACACTGCAATAGAAGACTTGAATACTGAGGATCATCACTTTTCATCACAACACCCCAATGTAAACGCTTTGGAGCCATTtgtgcacagagagagatagcagtCTGAAATATCTACAGTCAActcattcttcttctacacACAGAAGCAAAGATGCTGAACATGAACTGATGGGAGAAGAAGAAACGACCTTTACATGAGTGGAAGTTCCCCAGCCGGATCTCctgaaatgttgtgaaataagcatgaagtcttaaaatgtgaacctgcacagaaagtgagagaattaCGTTTCCCAGCACAAAAGGGTTTCATGAAGGAGGCGCGACTACaaacttcttcttctcatcTCACAGTAAAATAtcacggtggaaagtaagggtgttgtggtcggggtttGCATGGGCGGAGGAGTTTGATTTTGTCTCTGacgacctgggttcaattcccaactcatatCAAGAACATTTCTACTGTCAGTCAAGCTTAGCTAAAGTTTTCCTTATTGAACCGACCAAAgtctttcccaaaccttaaaggattaggccggtgttttttaatgcatttaattgcttaccgtcaacaaatcctatgaaaataacaaaatcaacaatgcgtttgctctactcccgttactttctgacttcccacgttccgtttttagccgtcaacccggaagtcattggctccacttgtaagctaaaaacctttaaatacagctcacaaagacatagtttacattttaaaaatctctaactgttaccatgaaaagtcagactgttgtagttattaccaaatcaaattcaaatgggaacaaattacgtcggggactattttctgtgctacggaactactttcctgagatggaaaacgtgtttacggtcggcttattaagtcgtttgaggaaaaagtcgtccggcccggtgcatcgtgatgatgaaatatgctgcagagcagcagcatggctctgtgatgggttttaatagtttttaatacaatgcagttctatggctgctgggacatgaggctgcactgggcaccggctgCATGGACCAgacttgctggcaaaacaaaatcattgctgattttgttattttcataggatttgttgacggtaagcaatgcattaaaaaacaccggccttatcctttaactgagttgttttagttcctaaactgaaccgtcagccgacctgcagctgaaaatgtccaattcatgtttttgtcacagaatccagtttgtggtggaggaacgtcattttctcataattcgtgtccacagcacataatCTGTTTTCAGACTTCATGGTCATTCACAAAAGTTCATGAGATCACGCTGAAGTTACACATCATCTCTTCTATTACGGACTTCAACTTAAAGATGACAGGATGTGTTtgataaaatataaacatttgTGCCGAAACATGAATGTCGACAGCTGGAAGGAGGTTAATTAATGTAAAGACAGCTggttttcttctcctccctttcaaCATTTATATACAAACTGTATCTCAATAAAAATATTGGAAACAGcacaaaatgttttcttctGATTACTTATTAGCTAAcattgatgatgatgtgatATGATAATTGTGGACATTTCATAAAGCATAGACCAACTGTTCGCTCTActctaaaaactaaactaaggtTTCACTGCGGGTTCCAGCAAGAGTTGAAAGAAGCTAATAAGCATCTTAGGGTTCTTCAATAGAAAAAAGGGTTCCCTGAAGGGTTCCTTGAAGAACCTCCGTATGTTAGCGGCTTGTGGAAGTATCATCAGGGTTCATGAGGCCTTTATAACTgggttcttcaaggaaccttCAGTGGTTCCCTTATGGCCATAATCTGAAGAATACTTAAAGGTTCTTGAAGcccttttacattttagagttCATCTCTGATGGATCCTGGTATGATGCCATTAAGGGGAAGCAGTCAGGAGTTTAGCTGGTTCACCTGGTTTGTTATTGGTTCATTATTGGTTTATTATTGGTTCTCAAGCCTGGCTTGGGAACCAATAATGCAGCAGATAATGGGAAGGTGCTAGCTTGTTCTACTGGCACACTGGGAGTCAGTGGATCTGCATCACACAGGAAGACTGGTGAAGAGTGGAGACTTCAGGCTGGATGTTAGAATACGACGCTTCTCGTTACAGCGAGGCCGTGATCAGATAGGAGCTTGTTCTCCTGCTTTGTTCTCCTGCTTTGTTCTCCTGCTCAGACACGACGCTCAGCTGGGAGCGCCGCTGCTaacagggagagcaggaggtCAAAGGGCGCAAGGAGCGTTACATCATTCTGGTCATCAGCTAACCGGAGGTAACAAAGAGGATAACGTCGTTGAAAATCAAGACGGAGCAGAGAAAGTTAGCCatgtctctgctgctgttgaagAAGACGATGAGGAATCTGTTCTGAACTGGAGGATGAAGAACGCTTCAGGCTGTTTTCACACTGATGTAACGCAGCAGCAGTTTGGAAGAGACGCCGTCTGCTGCAACCAAActattgaaaatattttttaaaaggtGCAGGCTCATTACAGCGTCCTATGTGATCATGGCCGTATGTGAGTGTGATTCGCTCCTGGCTCCCTGGTGGTCAGGTGGGAAACcaggacagagaagagacaaCATGTGcttctgttgttttggtttTACTAATTAATGAATTGAAACCGTATGTCGCTGCTGGAAATTCATCCTAAAACTTTACACATGCCTTCATCCACTTTGCACATCCATTGAGGAGGTAGCTCCAGTGGAAAGGGCAGGAAGGGAAGCTAAAGGGAACTAGATTAGTGTGCTGCAAAATATCCACCTTAACAAAACACTTAGTCTAGTACTGAGTCTTAACATCTTGCTTTCCTTAAAACCAGTGAAACGGTCTGCTGATGGAGTGTGATAACGTCTCTCTGTCCAATGCAGTCCATACAAATGAAATGTTCTCGACCCACTGGCAGAtctctttcacttgttttaaagaaaataagGTTTTAATACTCGACTAAAGGCTTGTTCAGCTGGATGTTTTCCGCAGCGTGTCGACTATCCTACTGACTGACTATCCTACAGAGCAAAGAGCTGAATGTCCTGCAGGGGAAGGATGAACGAACCGCCCATGCCACGTACCTTCCTCCTCATGaaccacctcctccaccacctcctctggCTCTgcttctggttctggttcaggTTCTACCTCTGGTTCTGCTTCTACCTGGGCCTCCGCCTCAGgggctacttctacttctactacctCCTCCTGGGCTACGGACACGCAGCATGCAGCAAGCCGCCGGGGGGAGGAAGGTGTCGGAGAAGGCCGTTAATGAAGACAGACATGACAGAGCCATTAGAAACCaaaagtgggagagagattACTTCAGTTACAGAAAGGAAGGTGAGCGAGGGACAGCtgctggagaaaagagagagagacaataggAATGAAACAGATGacgagagagaaaacagtcCATTGACCTTACTTCATCatgtggcggccattttgaactctcAGGGTACAGAAACTcgagtccagtccagttcagttctgtCCTACTGTTGTGAACCAAGATGATCATACAAAACATTTattatttcacagattcccaCCGAAAAACGCATTAGAAAAACAATGGATCTCTAGAATCCGGAAGGATAtcggttcacattttaatatatttagtcCATTAGCGCTAGCAACCAGAGTCTAGCCtcggtagctagctagtagcttactaactagtgagctagctaactaatgaggCAAATACACGGTACGCCACATGGGAAGGTGCCATTCAGTTTCAATCAGAGGTCGGAGGTGAGCGGGAACTCGTGAGCTCGGTGCGGACGgagtggcgggcggcgcgccgGGCGGAGCGTGGGATCGCGGCGCTGCACGACACGTGAACCGCAGTCTAGCGGAGAGTTTTGCCAGAGTTTAAATCACTTCAACTTTTGAGCGGTCGTTGCACATGGTCCAGCCGATTGGCTGAGGTTATCTTGTCCGACCAATGAGATTTCACTTGATTGTGATGTGGAACAGCATCAGCATGGAGGGGAGATTGGTCTTGGCTGTCTCCGACTTTCtggatatttgatatttcattaaATTCCCACTgggatgtaaataaaaaaacaccacaggtAGCTTGTTGGTGTCAGAGTTGATATATCAGCTAAGCAACATTTTATAACAGACTTAATAAACATATTAATAAACATGAATTAAATGATAAATACAACATTGTATTTTATTGGGGCAGGTGAGCCAGTGGCAGCTGGATTGTTTACTGTTTCTATGGTAACCACCACTCACTGAAAGCAGTAATCTGGTGACCTGCCCAGGGGACCGACGTGATTGGTTAATATCGGCAGCCGAGTGTTCGCCCCAGAATTTCCTGATAAATGAAAGTCGTTGTGGTCGTTTCTGCTGATCTGACTCTGTTGGGTCTGAAGTCCTCACCGATGTGTCGGACTGACACAGTTTTACAGATATGCtaatcttccaggtagagtttcccacaccgagtgttcaaaatggccgccgtgtgaataaggtcaatgaCAATCACACTGACAGATGTGACGCTGATAGACGATGATGTCATTTCCTAGACTGGGACAACATGTCGCATGGCAAGAAAAAGATGTGGA is a genomic window of Centroberyx gerrardi isolate f3 chromosome 1, fCenGer3.hap1.cur.20231027, whole genome shotgun sequence containing:
- the LOC139929661 gene encoding troponin T, fast skeletal muscle isoforms-like isoform X2; this translates as MSDTEELDQVEAQEEVVEVEVAPEAEAQVEAEPEVEPEPEPEAEPEEVVEEVVHEEEEAYEEEEEKPKFKPSAPKIPDGEKVDFDDIQKKRQNKDLIELQGLIDAHFECRKKEEEELIGLKERIEKRRAERAEQQRIRAEKDKERQARREAERQRKEDADAHRKAEDEAKKKSALSNMGSSYSGLQKADQRRGKKQTEREKKKKILAERCKPLNMENLSEDKLKEMAKELWGSLHNLESHKFDHIEKLKRQKYEVISLRNRIDELQKHSKKGAAARRRK
- the LOC139929661 gene encoding troponin T, fast skeletal muscle-like isoform X3 produces the protein MSDTEELDQVEAQEEVVEVEVAPEAEAQVEAEPEVEPEPEPEAEPEEVVEEVVHEEEEEKPKFKPSAPKIPDGEKVDFDDIQKKRQNKDLIELQGLIDAHFECRKKEEEELIGLKERIEKRRAERAEQQRIRAEKDKERQARREAERQRKEDADAHRKAEDEAKKKSALSNMGSSYSGLQKADQRRGKKQTEREKKKKILAERCKPLNMENLSEDKLKEMAKELWGSLHNLESHKFDHIEKLKRQKYEVISLRNRIDELQKHSKKGAAARRRK
- the LOC139929661 gene encoding troponin T, fast skeletal muscle isoforms-like isoform X1; the encoded protein is MSDTEELDQVEAQEEVVEVEVAPEAEAQVEAEPEVEPEPEPEAEPEEVVEEVVHEEEEAYEEEVEEGDQDEEKPKFKPSAPKIPDGEKVDFDDIQKKRQNKDLIELQGLIDAHFECRKKEEEELIGLKERIEKRRAERAEQQRIRAEKDKERQARREAERQRKEDADAHRKAEDEAKKKSALSNMGSSYSGLQKADQRRGKKQTEREKKKKILAERCKPLNMENLSEDKLKEMAKELWGSLHNLESHKFDHIEKLKRQKYEVISLRNRIDELQKHSKKGAAARRRK